One genomic region from Podarcis raffonei isolate rPodRaf1 chromosome Z, rPodRaf1.pri, whole genome shotgun sequence encodes:
- the RLIM gene encoding E3 ubiquitin-protein ligase RLIM, producing the protein MESSDSNNKGSVAQSEAQRRSQLDRLDREEAFYHFVNNLSEEDYRLMRDNNLLGTPGEITEEELLRRLQQIKEGPPQQNMEDNRGAESAEDVSNGDSIIDWLNSVRQTGNTTRSGQRGNQSWRAVSRTNPNSGDFRFSLEINVNRNNGNPNPETEGEPSVEPPSREEAENNQSDAETPRFETPPVVGQPGPEISPPEVINEAVAPHRGLRRSRSRSPEQRRTRARTDRSRSPLNPMNESARRVHHNISSQTPDLPPVSEAEGSSRTRQHMVIRQHTTTSEMPSENTVLFSTPEARPSPQATAPPETNGSAESAAPGQRPPTIVLDLQVRRVRPGEYRQRDSIANRTRSRSQTPNNTVTYESERGGFRRTFSRSERAGVRTYVSTIRIPIRRILNTGLSETTSVAIQTMLRQIMTGFGELSYFMYSDSDAEPGGPAPTPNVEMAEPQGGGVSGNSSGSSHEGPDPSAPGEAYEGSNEGASTASARREGRNARGSVTFEESGSLPFLSLAQFFLLNEEDDDQPRGLTKEQIDNLAMRNFGESDALKTCSVCITEYTEGNKLRKLPCSHEYHVHCIDRWLSENSTCPICRRAVLASANRESVV; encoded by the exons GTGAAATTACTGAAGAAGAGTTGCTGAGAAGGCTGCAGCAAATTAAGGAAGGCCCACCCCAGCAGAACATGGAAGACAATAGAG GTGCAGAGTCTGCAGAAGATGTATCTAATGGCGATTCCATAATAGATTGGCTTAACTCAGTTCGACAGACTGGGAATACAACACGAAGTGGGCAAAGAGGAAACCAGTCTTGGAGGGCAGTGAGCCGGACTAACCCAAACAGTGGGGATTTCAGATTCAGTTTAGAAATAAACGTCAATCGTAATAATGGTAACCCAAATCCTGAAACTGAGGGTGAGCCATCTGTGGAACCGCCCAGCAGAGAAGAAGCGGAAAACAACCAAAGTGATGCTGAGACTCCAAGATTTGAGACTCCTCCTGTTGTAGGGCAGCCTGGACCAGAAATTAGCCCCCCTGAAGTGATAAATGAAGCAGTTGCTCCTCACAGAGGCCTGAGGAGATCAAGAAGCCGAAGTCCAGAACAGCGGAGGACACGAGCTAGGACTGATAGAAGTAGGTCACCCCTTAATCCAATGAATGAATCTGCACGTCGGGTGCATCATAATATATCTTCTCAGACACCTGACCTTCCCCCAGTAAGTGAAGCTGAAGGGAGCTCTAGAACAAGACAGCATATGGTAATAAGGCAGCATACAACTACATCTGAGATGCCCAGTGAAAATACAGTGCTATTTTCAACTCCTGAAGCAAGACCCTCTCCTCAAGCAACAGCTCCTCCAGAAACAAATGGCAGTGCAGAGTCTGCAGCCCCTGGACAGAGGCCTCCAACTATTGTCCTTGACTTACAAGTGAGACGAGTCCGTCCAGGAGAATACAGGCAGAGAGACAGTATAGCCAACCGAACCCGATCAAGATCCCAGACCCCAAACAATACTGTGACATATGAAAGTGAGCGTGGAGGTTTTAGACGCACATTTTCACGCTCAGAAAGGGCAGGAGTGAGAACTTACGTCAGTACCATTAGGATTCCTATCCGGAGAATTTTGAATACAGGCCTGAGCGAGACGACATCTGTTGCCATTCAAACCATGTTAAGGCAGATAATGACTGGCTTTGGTGAGCTCAGTTACTTCATGTACAGTGATAGCGATGCAGAGCCTGGTGGCCCAGCACCAACCCCAAATGTAGAAATGGCAGAACCGCAGGGTGGAGGTGTCAGTGGAAATAGTAGTGGTTCAAGTCATGAAGGTCCTGATCCTTCTGCACCAGGAGAAGCATATGAAGGCAGTAATGAAGGGGCATCCACAGCTAGTGCTAGGCGAGAAGGACGGAATGCCAGGGGTTCTGTTACTTTTGAAGAAAGTGGCTCACTCCCATTCCTGAGCCTGGCTCAGTTTTTTCTGCTTAATGAAGAAGACGATGACCAACCCAGAGGCCTCACCAAGGAGCAAATTGACAACCTAGCCATGAGAAATTTTGGTGAAAGTGATGCTCTGAAAACCTGTAGTGTCTGTATTACAGAATACACAGAGGGGAACAAACTGAGGAAGCTCCCATGCTCTCATGAGTACCATGTGCACTGCATAGATCGCTGGCTGTCGGAAAACTCTACCTGCCCAATTTGCCGCCGAGCAGTCTTGGCTTCTGCTAACCGAGAGAGTGTTGTCTAA